DNA sequence from the Rhodothermales bacterium genome:
GCGAACGGATGCCGAGTCCACCCCCTGGTGACAACAAGCTGGTGACCAGCCGGCTCGTTACGAACTAGCGACGAAAACACTGTGACTTCCGATAGAAACGCCCGTGTTCGGAATACCGAGGCTTAATCACCGTGTCAGGACGCACCCCTTTCCAAACGCAAACCAACACCAACGCGCGAATTCGTGGGGTGTAGTGTGTCTGCTACACACCCTTTCGCTGCATCATCTACCTATAAAAGGTAACCTCAAGCACTAGATGGAGATTCACACTATGAGAATCAGGAAGCTACTGGGAGCGCTTCTTCTGCTGCTTGTGCCCGTAATGGGCGCTTCAGCGCAGACAGGAAAGATCGCGGGTACGGTTCGCGATGCTTCAACCGGGGAAGCGCTTCCCGGTGTGAACGTCGTCATCGACGGGACCACGCAGGGTGCTGTCACCGACCTCGATGGTTTTTATAACATTATCAACGTGCGTCCCGGTACCTATGCGGTCCGGGCTTCGTTCGTTGGGTACACCGCGCAGCTGGTCGAAGGCGTCCAGGTCAGCACGGGTCTAACGGCTACGATCGACTTTAATCTGAGCACCGAACAGCTGGGTCTCGATGAAGTCGTTGTAACGGCCGAGCGGCCGGTTGTTGAGCTCGACGTATCGGCCAACGTGGCGAACCTCACGGCTGAAGACATCGTCGACCTCCCGGTCGCCGGCGTTTCGGAAGTGCTGGATCTCCAGGCCGGTATCGAGCCGGGTCTGTCGATTCGCGGCGGCGGCGTGGGCGAAGTGGCCTTCATCGTCGACGGTATGAACATGCGTACCGGCCGCAGCAATGAGCCGATCACGAACGTCAGCTACACCTCGGTGGAAGCGGTTCAGGTTCAGACCGGCGGTTTCAACGCGGAATACGGCAACGTGCGCTCGGGTATCGTCAACGTGTCGACGAAGGAGCCCTCGCGCAACCGCTACACGTTCGACGGCCTCTTCCGGTATCGTCCGGCGCAGGCCAAGGCGTTCGACGGCTTGCCCGAAGATCCCGACGGGTTCTACATGCGCGGCTGGTCCGATCCGGCCATCCAGAACCAGGGAACGAGCGCGCTCAATCCGTATGAAGCGCGTCAGTACAACTCGTTCGTCGGTCTGGACGCCCTGGCTACGGCTCAGCAGGCGAACGGGTTCGACGTGACGTCGGCCGACATGCTCGAGTACCTCCAGTACGCGATGCGTAAGGACAATACGATCGACATCGGCGACTACGAGACCGACTTCACGGTCGGCGGTCCGCTGCTGCCGGGCATGGGCAACAAACTGGGCGGCCTCCGCTTCCTGGCCTCCTACCGTGGCACGCAGACGGCCTACATGTTCCCGCAGGTCCGTAACTCGTACCACGATCAGAACATCACGGCGAAACTCGTTTCGAACATCGCGCCGGGCATGAAGATCACGGTGTCGGGCATGTCGCTGATGGAGCGCGGTATCAACCGCACCCGCGGCGAATCCGCCATCGCCGATATCTGGCGCGGCACGTTGCCGGCGTACCCCTGGACCAACAGCGGGGTGGTCATCCTCAACGAGCCGAACGAACGCGGTCTCGTGCACTCGAACGGTGCATTCAACCGGGCGAACATTGACCACAAGATGATTGGCGCCGAGTTCGTGCACACGATCAACGCCAACACGTTCTACACGATCACGGGTCAGTACCTGACCTCTAAATACCGCACGCCGTTCGCCGATCTGCGCGACGGCACCACGCTGGTCGATGGCCAGCTGGTCAGCAAGCTCGCGACGCGCGACGGCAATGTCGTGGACCAGGCGCTGCTCAACGAGCTGCTCGCTCAGGGCCAGGCCCTGTGCGTCGGCGGCGACAGCGACATCACGGGGGATGGCAACAGCGTTCCGTACTGCATCGGGCAGGAGCCGTTCAACTACGCCGGCGGCGGTGGTAACATCCTGGGTACGGGTATCACCACCGGTGGTCACTGGGACAAGGCGCGCGACTCCTCCAGCGTTGGGGTGTTCACGGGCCGCTTCGATCTCACCAGCCAGGTCAACCGCTTCCTGCAGGTCAAGACCGGCGCCGAGGTCATCGCCAGCGACTACAACATGAACTACAAGCACGTCAACCTCGAACTGGTTGGCCCGACGCCTGAGGCGAGCTACCTCTGGGATCGCAACCCGATCCAGGGCGCTGCCTACGTGCAGAGCAAGCTTGAGTTCAACGGCATGATCGCGAACCTGGGTCTTCGCCTCGACTACTTCGATGCGAACACCGAGTGGTGGGACTACACCCCGTACGACTCGGCCTTCCGCGGCACGCAGCAGAACCTCAACGATGTTCTGAGCACGCGTCAGCCCGATCCGCAGGTTGAACTCAGCCCCCGCCTGGGTATCTCCTTCCCGATCACGTCGAACAGCAAGCTGTACTTCAACTACGGCCACTTCCGCCAGATGCTCGAAGCGTTCAACGTGTTCGGCGTCCAGGAACGGACCTCCAGCGGTATCGACGTGATCGGCAACCCGGATCACCCGATGCCGAAGACGGTGGCGTACGAGCTGGGCTACGACCAGAACCTGTTCGACCAGTTCCTCGTCCGTGTGTCCGGTTTCTATCGCGACCTCCGCGATCAGCCGCGCAGCATTTCGTACACCAGCCTGGGTAACGTGGTACAGTACAACACGCTCCAGCCCTGGAACTACGAAGACATCCGCGGCGCCGAGTTCACGCTGACCAAGAACCGTGGTCGCTGGGTGCGCGGCTTCCTGAACTACACCTTCTTGACCACCAAGAACGGTAACTTCGGGTACCAGCAGTTCTACGAGAACAGCTTCGATCAGCGCAACTACCTGCGCAACTCGACCGACTTCCGCATCACGGCGCCGGTCGCCCAGCCGTTCGCTCGTATGAACGTCACCTTCCTCACGCCGCCTGACTTCAAGCAGGACGTCGCGGGCGGTTTCCTCGCCAACTGGCGCGTGAACCTCCTCGGCGAATGGCGTAAGGGCGAGGCCTTCATCTGGTCGAACCGCGGTAACTTCCCGGAACTGGACAACAACGTCCGCTGGAAAGATTACTGGATGTTCGA
Encoded proteins:
- a CDS encoding TonB-dependent receptor produces the protein MGASAQTGKIAGTVRDASTGEALPGVNVVIDGTTQGAVTDLDGFYNIINVRPGTYAVRASFVGYTAQLVEGVQVSTGLTATIDFNLSTEQLGLDEVVVTAERPVVELDVSANVANLTAEDIVDLPVAGVSEVLDLQAGIEPGLSIRGGGVGEVAFIVDGMNMRTGRSNEPITNVSYTSVEAVQVQTGGFNAEYGNVRSGIVNVSTKEPSRNRYTFDGLFRYRPAQAKAFDGLPEDPDGFYMRGWSDPAIQNQGTSALNPYEARQYNSFVGLDALATAQQANGFDVTSADMLEYLQYAMRKDNTIDIGDYETDFTVGGPLLPGMGNKLGGLRFLASYRGTQTAYMFPQVRNSYHDQNITAKLVSNIAPGMKITVSGMSLMERGINRTRGESAIADIWRGTLPAYPWTNSGVVILNEPNERGLVHSNGAFNRANIDHKMIGAEFVHTINANTFYTITGQYLTSKYRTPFADLRDGTTLVDGQLVSKLATRDGNVVDQALLNELLAQGQALCVGGDSDITGDGNSVPYCIGQEPFNYAGGGGNILGTGITTGGHWDKARDSSSVGVFTGRFDLTSQVNRFLQVKTGAEVIASDYNMNYKHVNLELVGPTPEASYLWDRNPIQGAAYVQSKLEFNGMIANLGLRLDYFDANTEWWDYTPYDSAFRGTQQNLNDVLSTRQPDPQVELSPRLGISFPITSNSKLYFNYGHFRQMLEAFNVFGVQERTSSGIDVIGNPDHPMPKTVAYELGYDQNLFDQFLVRVSGFYRDLRDQPRSISYTSLGNVVQYNTLQPWNYEDIRGAEFTLTKNRGRWVRGFLNYTFLTTKNGNFGYQQFYENSFDQRNYLRNSTDFRITAPVAQPFARMNVTFLTPPDFKQDVAGGFLANWRVNLLGEWRKGEAFIWSNRGNFPELDNNVRWKDYWMFDLRFTKHINTNFGNAQIFADISNVFNIRHLSRYTAFYTQNADDFEFYMRSLHLPGDIYQDLRDQTALPYLWIPGSDQPGDFRKNGIAFQPIETTGSLSGVSAPNTTAWYWAQDTGNYSRWNGSAWEAVPEGDVKKALDDKAYIDMPNMRFASFLNPRAVTFGVRVSF